The Dermacentor albipictus isolate Rhodes 1998 colony unplaced genomic scaffold, USDA_Dalb.pri_finalv2 scaffold_13, whole genome shotgun sequence region TTGATATTTTCTTGTACAACTCTTGCCAAGTAGCCGCCGACCATAGCCAATGCTGCGACATCTGGAGTAGGAAGCAGAGGCTGTCCTCGCTTGAGTCGCTCTGTGAGCTCTCTACATGCATCTGCAGGGAATTCCTCGCTGGTTCCTTCCCTTCTGTTTTTCTGTTGCGGCAGCGTTGACAAGTGATCGCTGCCTTCTGCTGCCATTACGTTGCTCGTACCAGCCGCCGACGCGATGCCAGTCTTCAGAGTCTTCTCAATACCTGACAGAACAGCTCGGGCATCCGTTTGATCATTTGACCCTGCTGACTTCCTCAGCCAGCCAAAAAACGACTCGATTGGGTCAGACGACATTTTTCTCGTTAAAacaaagtgaaagcgcatctcttCAAGAAGATATCGAATGCACTCAACATTTGAACGAGTTGTCATCACCAGGCCTTCGTAAGTCTCCTTGGTTAAGAAGTTCTTCGCCAGGCACTGGCTTTTGAGATCGGCCAGGTAGTCGAGGAAGCTTGTTTCAAGCCAGATTAACCGTTCATCGCTTGTAAATTCGAACTCCTTGCAATCGGCATTGTTCTGGTGTATGTGCTGGGTACAATTGCTCACGCCCATGAGCATGAACCAGCGGTGCACGGTGTCCATGAATTCAACGGTCGGTCCGACACCCGCGAAACTTGCGTCGCATGTGTGGCCCGCTTGCTCTTGCAGGAGCTTCAGTGCCGCTGTCACCGCAGGAGACAAAACTTGGATTGCTCTTTTTACGTTCATTTTTTCGATGTTTGTGGGGAACACGTGTTTTCTCGTCAGAAATCGAACTGGCTTTACAAggctgccttgctgcattttgtaGAGGCTCTTCAAGTGGTTCGCCGTTATTTCGCCGCCTTTTCCAATGTCACGCGATAAAAACTGCGAGCGCACGTTTTTGACCAAGTGGCACTGATCGAATGCTAAGAAAAGCTTTCGATTCGGTGTTCCTGGGTGCTCAATGCAATGCGTGAGGCTTCCGTTGCATAGAATTTGGAACGCTAAGACATTGATTTTGTGGTTGTCGGTGACAATGCGCACGATGAAAAATCCTATGTTTTCAACTTCATTCAGGACGTGTCGCATGAGCGTGTGCAGCTCGCGGCCAGTGCAATTTCTCGTGAAAAATATGCCACGGGTATTTTAAACGAAACTGAAAGGCCGTTGAGGACGAAGCACAGAAGTGAGTTGGCTAGCACAGGCTCATTTGTTGTTTCCTTAGGAAAGCTTCCACCATAGTCTACTTCACCGATGAAGGCGTCCCTTTGTTTATGGTAAAGTAGCCTCTGTTTCACGCGCATTTC contains the following coding sequences:
- the LOC135912972 gene encoding uncharacterized protein, translated to MQQGSLVKPVRFLTRKHVFPTNIEKMNVKRAIQVLSPAVTAALKLLQEQAGHTCDASFAGVGPTVEFMDTVHRWFMLMGVSNCTQHIHQNNADCKEFEFTSDERLIWLETSFLDYLADLKSQCLAKNFLTKETYEGLVMTTRSNVECIRYLLEEMRFHFVLTRKMSSDPIESFFGWLRKSAGSNDQTDARAVLSGIEKTLKTGIASAAGTSNVMAAEGSDHLSTLPQQKNRREGTSEEFPADACRELTERLKRGQPLLPTPDVAALAMVGGYLARVVQENINCEECVSLLKKPNASAPSDSLIKHQDRGGLIYPSGQLLAVLYALEKFIDVLLARRRHMNQPLKEAVSNAAAILREHKTLMCSTPGHQENLLQLLLTKFFRPIFTNFAMKATDKHDMAKVFEIKPLSRKTLKL